TGATCATGCCATCATTGGCATGGGTGCCGTGGTCACACAAGATATACCTGAATACGCAGTCGCCGTGGGTAATCCTGCAAGAGTCATTGCTGATCGTCGTGACAAACCCGATGCCCAATGGGATTGGGTTACAAACAACGCCAGATAATAATCCCTAAGGTTTACTGGATCTCTCGATCTACATCGAGACTATAGAGGTCCGAATACCGTTGAAAGATGGCTTGACGTTCTTCCATTGGCACGTCGGCCAATCCATCCCAAACGCCCTGAGCGATCTCCGCATGATCAGACATGAATTGATGAGAAAACACCAGATGCCAATCCGCATTGAAAAGTGGCTCTTTGATATACGAAATTCGATTCCTTAATTCAGTCGGAATTCGATAGATGGTTTGAAGGCCAATCAGCTTTTCAACAACGTACCCTTCCAGACGATCAAGAGCCACCAGCTTAAAGCCTTCGGACGCCGTATAACTGCCTGAGGCAAGCACACCCAATTCCTCTAGTTTGATCTTTGCCACATAACCCGGAGGGGCCGAAAGACCTATTCCCCGAAAGCCTGAAAACTGATGTCCGTCCCACTTCAGAAGAGAAGCCCGATTAATGAAGATTTGATATTGAACGTGCCATAAACGATATCGCTGCTCCGCTGGCACTCCAAACTGTTTAGTTGCTGGCGGGAATTGCCCCCATTGATCACGCTCTTTGAGCCAGATGGTGGCGAACATACCATCCATCTTCCCATCCTTCAGTAATTTGATACAACGTTTCCAGGGCTTTCTCTGGAAATCGAACGGTTGGTCCGGAGCTGCCGTACGAATAAGATCGATTAAAACCCCAGGCTTATAGTCAGGCACCTCTTCTTCTCCCATCATGAAGGGTACGTAATCCAGATTCTCATAGCAGATGACAACAGGACGGGCGTCATTAGCAACAGAAGTGGCAGAGACAACAGGAGAAAAAGCAGACAGTATGAATACGCAAGCAGCTAAGCTGAGACGAGAGCAAGTAAGAGGAAAGTATGTTTTGATCGATGATTGGAACATACCCACCTCTACTTTATCAATTGATGATATTAGAAGTGTAGACGACTAGAACTCTTCCAGGTCATCCTCTTCATCAACACCATCAACCACTTCAGTGACCACCGGGTTTCCACACTTCAAACAATCACCCTCAATAAAGACGCGGCCATTTTCTTCATACTCTTTTGGGTTTTTCATCCCCAAATCCACTTCCATACATTCGTTACACCAAGTTTGTTCCAGAAAAGCTTGCTGTTCTTCTTCTGGACGCAGATAAAAATCACGCATTTCTCTAGTCATTCAAATTTCCTTAATACAAAAGCTGGAGGAACAGTTCCCTCATGGCCATAAGTGTAAATCATTAGTCGTCCATGTCACTCGAAAAATACAGAACATCAATGTGCGGTTACATTATATAGTTGACACATCAATTAATATTTGTCATCTATATGTCATTCTTCGCTGACACCAACGGGTTTTGAGATAGACAGTCTATGAGTACACCCTTACCCCCTTTGCAAAGCCTTAAAGCTTTTCTGCTGGCCGCTGAACATGAAAGTTTTAAACTTGCAGCCACTGAGCTTCACCTGACCCCCTCAGCGATTAGCCATCAAATCAAAGGGTTGGAAGACACACTTGGCCTTGAGCTTTTTCGGAGACAAAACCGCCAGATCAAGCTCACCCCTGCGGGTCAAATGTATAAGAACATTGTAGAGAAAGCGCTCAATGAGCTCAGCTCAGGTACAGATCGCTTGAAACGCCAGTTCAGCCAGAATGTACTGCGCGCGCGTATCCCACCGATGATTGCCAGCGATTTTATTATTCCGAATCTCAGCGAGTTCCAACAACACAATCCGAACATCGAGCTACGACTTGAAACCAGTCTGAAGTGGGCGAATCCCGAACGCGATGACCTGGATGTGATTCTATATTTCGGTACAGAGCCATCTCATACCGATGTTTCCTATGAAAAAGTAACGTCGCTGTCAGCCACGCCAGT
The window above is part of the Litoribrevibacter albus genome. Proteins encoded here:
- a CDS encoding LysR substrate-binding domain-containing protein — protein: MSTPLPPLQSLKAFLLAAEHESFKLAATELHLTPSAISHQIKGLEDTLGLELFRRQNRQIKLTPAGQMYKNIVEKALNELSSGTDRLKRQFSQNVLRARIPPMIASDFIIPNLSEFQQHNPNIELRLETSLKWANPERDDLDVILYFGTEPSHTDVSYEKVTSLSATPVMSPALQDSENLQLQTLTQHRLIHSSVVSDGWKRFFSAFDEDYQPQNTDLWLDSYTSILQSCTEGHGITLGLLPLLKLRLDRGELIRPIEEVLELPEALYLVYRKDKRLTPAIKTFSTWIKGMLQNLTHESV